The following DNA comes from Herpetosiphonaceae bacterium.
TCGTCATCATCGCCCCGGCGATCGGGTAGATGAAGCCAGCGCCCGCGCTGACCCGGACCTCACGGATCGGAAAGACGTAGCCGGTCGGCGCGCCCTTCAAGGCCGGATCGTGGCTCAGACTGAGATGCGTCTTTGCCATGCAGATCGGCAGAGCGCCAAAGCCGTTCGACTCCAGGGTCGCGATCTGCTCGTCGGCCTGCTCGGAGTACCCAACCTCGGCAGCGCCGTAGATACTGGCGGCGATGGTCTGAATCTTCGCTTTGATCGGCAGGTCGAGCGGATACAGAAAGCGCGTGTCGCTGGGCTGCGCCGCCACGGCCATCACCTTCTCGGCCAGCTCGATCCCGCCCGCGCTGCCCTCGGCAAAGACGGTGCTGACGGCGACATCGGCGGCTCCGGCTTGCAGCGCCAGCTCACAGACCGCCGCGATCTCGGATGGCCTGTCGTCGACAAACCGGTTGATCGCCACGACCACGGGCACGCCAAAGAGCCGGGCATTCTCGATCTGCTTGCGCAGGTTGCTGCCACCGGCATACACGTCGTCGGGATTTTCGGCCAGCAGCTCCGGCGGCAGCGGCTTGCCCGGCTGGATCGCGTAGTTGCCGGTATGCATCTTGAGCGCGCGGATCGTCGCCACCAGCACGACCGCTGCTGGTCGCGCATCGAAGCCGCGACACTTGATGTCGAAGAACTTCTCGCCGCCCATATCCATGCCAAATCCGGCCTCGGTGACGACGTAGTCGGCCATGCGCAGGCCAACCTGATCGGCGAGGATCGACGAGTTGCCGTGGGCGATGTTGCCGAACGGGCCGCCATGCAGCAGGATCGGCGTGTGCTCGATCGTCTGCATCAGCGTCGGCTTCAGCGTCTCGCGCATGATCACGGTTGCCGCGCCCGCCGCTCCAATCTCGTCCGCCGTGATCGGCCTGCCGCTCGTGTCGAAGGCGACGACCACGCGCCCGATGCGTGCGCGCAGATCGGCGAGCGCCTCCCGCTCGCTCGTGCCGCTGACCAGCGCCAGGATCGCCATCAGCTCGCTCGCGGCGGTGATGTCGAAGCCGCTCTGCCGGGGCTTGCCGTGCCGTGGTCCGCCCTGGCCGATGGTAATATTGCGCAGAAAGCGATCGTTCACGTCCAGCACGCGCCGAATCTGAATCCGATCGGCATCGATCTGGAGCGCGTTGCCGTGATACCAGTGGTTGTCGGTCATGGCCGCGATCTGGTTGTGGGCCTGGGTGATGGCGTGGAAATCGCCGGTGACGTGGAGGATGCTGGCCTCAAGCGGGATCACCTGGGCGTAGCCGCCGCCAGCGCCGCCGCCTTTGATGCCGAAGACCGGCCCCAGCGAGCTTTGACGGATCGCGCCGACCGCTCGCTTGCCCAGCCGGTTGAGCGCCATGCTCAGACCGATGGCGGTTGCGGTCTTGCCCTCGCCCAGCGGTGTCGGCGTGATGGCTGTCACCAAAATCTGTTTTCCCGACGGGCGATCCCGGTAGGCGTCGAGCACATCAAGGTCGATCTTCGCTTTGTAGCGACCGTACGGCTCGATGTAGCGCTCAGGAATGCCGAGCTGCTCTGCGATCTTGATCATCGGTTGTGGCTGGACTTCGGACGCGATTTCGAGGCTGGTTTTCATGTGGCGGCTCCTGCATCGTCGTCGATGGCTGAGAACGTGCTCTAGCAGACGCCGGTCTGCTATCGGCGCAACGGCGCGCCAGTATGTAGCTAAGTGTAGCGCATGCACGCGCAGCGCGAGTGGAGCAAAATGGGATGAATGTAGCGGAATCTTTACCCACCATGCACGACCTCACGGAGCAGCTTCCCGTCCTCGTGTACGGCACGCTGCGCACGGGGCAGAGCAACTGGCGGCGCTATCTTCAGGGACGGACCATCAGCGAGCGCCCGGCTATCGCGCCGGACCACAAGATGTACGCGACGAATTATGCCTATGTCACCGATGGGCCGGGCTATTACGTCGTCGGCGAGCTGATGGAGATCAAGCCGGAGCTGTACGCGCTGGTGATGCG
Coding sequences within:
- a CDS encoding formate--tetrahydrofolate ligase — encoded protein: MKTSLEIASEVQPQPMIKIAEQLGIPERYIEPYGRYKAKIDLDVLDAYRDRPSGKQILVTAITPTPLGEGKTATAIGLSMALNRLGKRAVGAIRQSSLGPVFGIKGGGAGGGYAQVIPLEASILHVTGDFHAITQAHNQIAAMTDNHWYHGNALQIDADRIQIRRVLDVNDRFLRNITIGQGGPRHGKPRQSGFDITAASELMAILALVSGTSEREALADLRARIGRVVVAFDTSGRPITADEIGAAGAATVIMRETLKPTLMQTIEHTPILLHGGPFGNIAHGNSSILADQVGLRMADYVVTEAGFGMDMGGEKFFDIKCRGFDARPAAVVLVATIRALKMHTGNYAIQPGKPLPPELLAENPDDVYAGGSNLRKQIENARLFGVPVVVAINRFVDDRPSEIAAVCELALQAGAADVAVSTVFAEGSAGGIELAEKVMAVAAQPSDTRFLYPLDLPIKAKIQTIAASIYGAAEVGYSEQADEQIATLESNGFGALPICMAKTHLSLSHDPALKGAPTGYVFPIREVRVSAGAGFIYPIAGAMMTMPGLSADPAALHIDIDERGNTIGLF
- a CDS encoding gamma-glutamylcyclotransferase family protein; translated protein: MHDLTEQLPVLVYGTLRTGQSNWRRYLQGRTISERPAIAPDHKMYATNYAYVTDGPGYYVVGELMEIKPELYALVMRDLDWLEEYHPLRPDYSLYVRVQREVHVVLDQCHEARCAWIYHLNPRRLSAFSAADLVPHGDWLRHCGFDR